A portion of the Brevundimonas pondensis genome contains these proteins:
- a CDS encoding sigma-54-dependent transcriptional regulator, which produces MAKTVLVVDDDPTQRRLIQAVLDREGYAVVHAESGGEAIDRLTKGGGADVVLLDLVMPGLSGLETLAEIRTAGVAVPVIVLTANGGIETVVKAMQAGAQDFFVKPVGPERLLIGVRNALQLTQLSAEIGRLKKHVSGRTSFDDMVGDSEPMRMVKALGVRAAKSGIPVLITGESGVGKEVIARALHGASDRAGKPFIAVNCGALPANLVESILFGHEKGAFTGAHEKHAGKFVEANGGTLFLDEIGELPLDMQVKLLRALQEGEVDPVGGKRAVKVDVRIVSATNRDPAQQVKEGAFREDLFYRLNVFPIEAPALRERREDIPALVEHFIARFNVEEGKRVAGCSSETLALLQGYDWPGNVRQLENAVYRALVLADSPLLQPHDFPAISGVAMPLNPVVSHERASAPVGDEGAEALPDSPVRIIDARGHVRTLEEIERDLIQHAIEVYSGHMSEIARRLGIGRSTLYRKVREQGLEEQLKEAG; this is translated from the coding sequence ATGGCCAAGACCGTTCTGGTCGTCGACGATGATCCCACGCAGCGCCGCCTGATTCAGGCGGTGCTCGACCGCGAGGGCTACGCCGTCGTCCACGCCGAGAGCGGGGGCGAGGCCATCGACCGCCTGACCAAGGGCGGCGGCGCCGACGTGGTTCTGCTGGATCTGGTCATGCCGGGCCTGTCGGGCCTTGAGACCCTGGCGGAAATCCGCACGGCGGGCGTGGCCGTGCCGGTCATCGTCCTGACCGCCAACGGCGGCATCGAGACCGTGGTCAAGGCCATGCAGGCCGGAGCCCAGGACTTCTTCGTCAAGCCGGTCGGGCCGGAGCGCCTGCTGATCGGGGTGCGCAACGCCCTGCAACTGACCCAGCTGTCCGCCGAGATCGGCCGCCTGAAGAAACACGTCTCGGGCCGCACCTCGTTCGACGACATGGTCGGCGACAGCGAACCCATGCGCATGGTCAAGGCGCTCGGCGTGCGCGCCGCCAAGTCCGGCATCCCGGTGCTGATCACCGGCGAGAGCGGCGTGGGCAAGGAAGTCATCGCCCGCGCTCTGCACGGCGCTTCGGACCGGGCGGGCAAGCCCTTCATCGCCGTCAACTGCGGCGCCCTGCCGGCCAATCTGGTCGAATCCATCCTGTTCGGCCACGAGAAGGGCGCCTTCACCGGAGCCCACGAAAAGCACGCGGGCAAGTTCGTCGAGGCGAACGGCGGCACCCTGTTCCTGGACGAGATCGGCGAACTGCCGCTGGACATGCAGGTCAAGCTGCTTCGCGCCCTGCAGGAAGGCGAGGTCGATCCCGTCGGCGGCAAGCGTGCGGTCAAGGTCGATGTCCGCATCGTCTCGGCCACCAACCGCGACCCGGCCCAGCAGGTCAAGGAAGGCGCCTTCCGCGAGGACCTCTTCTATCGTCTGAACGTCTTCCCGATCGAGGCCCCGGCCCTGCGTGAACGGCGCGAGGATATCCCGGCCCTGGTCGAGCACTTCATCGCCCGCTTCAATGTCGAGGAAGGCAAGCGCGTCGCCGGCTGTTCATCCGAGACCCTGGCCCTGCTGCAAGGCTACGACTGGCCCGGCAACGTGCGCCAGCTGGAAAACGCCGTCTATCGCGCCCTGGTCCTGGCCGACTCGCCGCTGCTGCAGCCGCACGACTTCCCGGCCATTTCCGGCGTCGCCATGCCGCTGAACCCGGTGGTCTCGCATGAGCGGGCCTCGGCGCCCGTCGGCGACGAGGGCGCAGAGGCCCTGCCCGACAGCCCTGTCCGCATCATCGATGCGCGCGGCCATGTCCGCACCCTGGAAGAGATCGAGCGCGACCTGATCCAGCACGCCATCGAGGTCTATTCCGGCCACATGAGCGAGATCGCCCGGCGCCTCGGCATCGGCCGCTCGACCCTGTATCGCAAGGTCCGCGAACAGGGGCTGGAGGAGCAGCTGAAGGAAGCGGGCTGA
- a CDS encoding DUF805 domain-containing protein, with amino-acid sequence MSAVWDGFRRLADFRGRDRRGRFWPYALVVAVLLYVGMAAAMIPMMSGFFEEATRYAAENPEQVTVTAGPGQYSVQIHDPDAELMPDMSGLFWAVRLVFVAAGVLLAAAVTRRLHDTGRPGWWGLPPLVFAAIASTLFPMVMERFMQSDEAAFGPFLLLFANNVFYMISLIGLIVLLCLRGTPGPNRYGPEPG; translated from the coding sequence ATGTCGGCGGTATGGGACGGTTTCAGGCGGTTGGCGGATTTCCGCGGGCGAGATCGGCGCGGGCGCTTCTGGCCCTATGCCCTGGTCGTGGCGGTCCTGCTCTATGTCGGCATGGCGGCGGCCATGATCCCGATGATGTCCGGCTTCTTCGAGGAGGCGACCCGATACGCCGCCGAGAACCCGGAGCAGGTGACGGTGACGGCGGGACCCGGTCAGTACTCGGTCCAGATTCACGATCCCGACGCCGAACTGATGCCCGACATGAGCGGGTTGTTCTGGGCGGTGCGGCTGGTGTTCGTCGCGGCGGGGGTCTTGCTGGCGGCGGCGGTGACGCGGCGGCTGCATGACACGGGGCGTCCCGGCTGGTGGGGGCTGCCGCCGCTGGTCTTCGCGGCGATCGCCTCCACCCTGTTTCCGATGGTCATGGAGCGTTTCATGCAGTCGGACGAGGCTGCGTTCGGCCCCTTCCTCCTGCTGTTCGCCAACAACGTATTCTACATGATCAGTCTGATCGGGTTGATCGTCCTGCTGTGTCTGAGGGGAACGCCCGGACCCAACCGCTACGGGCCGGAGCCGGGCTGA
- a CDS encoding DUF2312 domain-containing protein, with protein sequence MADDAPAFDASSDVLTATAQGRLRSIIERLERLEEDKQAVMVDMKEVFAEAKGEGYDVKVLRKVLRLRKQDKAKRQEEEAILDLYLSALGEI encoded by the coding sequence ATGGCCGACGACGCCCCCGCCTTTGACGCCTCTTCCGACGTCCTGACCGCCACGGCCCAGGGCCGTCTGCGCTCGATCATCGAGCGCCTGGAGCGTCTCGAAGAGGACAAGCAGGCCGTCATGGTCGACATGAAGGAGGTCTTCGCCGAAGCCAAGGGCGAGGGCTATGACGTCAAGGTCCTGCGCAAGGTCCTGCGCCTGCGCAAGCAGGACAAGGCCAAGCGTCAGGAAGAAGAAGCAATTCTCGACCTTTACCTGTCGGCTCTCGGCGAGATCTGA
- the ykgO gene encoding type B 50S ribosomal protein L36 yields MKVRSSLKSLKGRHRDCKIVRRKGVVYVINKTDPRFKAKQG; encoded by the coding sequence ATGAAGGTCCGCAGCTCGCTCAAGTCGCTCAAGGGTCGCCATCGCGACTGCAAGATCGTTCGCCGCAAGGGCGTGGTCTATGTCATCAACAAGACCGACCCGCGCTTCAAGGCCAAGCAAGGCTAA
- a CDS encoding lytic murein transglycosylase, giving the protein MRIAYRLALIGSVAACAPMVPTPPQPQPAPPAVVEPAPATPAPTAPPAATDLSDAYDQASFEAWKKSFLDRLGGARKWEYSRELNGVTPNASVIRLDRNQPEFSRPAGAYIQSATAPARIGMARQRVDRVPWDVTQRFGVPTEILLGVWAQESAFGQVQGDFDVIRSLATLAYDGRRRAWAEDQLKNALDIVVDGKRARSGLKGSWAGAMGQTQFMPDSYLKLGVDQNGDGKVDIWGSDADALASAANLLAQAGWKRGQGWAYEVILPANFDYSQAEGPKHNWAYWSGRGVRLANGAALNADEAAEGATILLPQGAKGPVFLALPNHYVIRRYNNSVSYALAIGLIADGVQGKPPLTATWPNDGPLTREQRVGAQTALTRLGFDTQGVDGVIGSNTRAALRRWQQANGRVADGYLTDVLADELIRRAR; this is encoded by the coding sequence ATGCGTATCGCCTATCGTCTTGCCCTGATTGGTTCCGTTGCGGCCTGTGCGCCCATGGTTCCGACGCCGCCTCAGCCGCAGCCGGCCCCGCCCGCCGTCGTGGAGCCCGCGCCCGCCACGCCGGCGCCGACCGCCCCGCCCGCGGCCACGGACCTGTCCGACGCCTATGATCAGGCCAGCTTCGAGGCGTGGAAGAAGAGCTTCCTCGACCGCCTCGGCGGGGCGCGGAAATGGGAATACTCGCGCGAGCTGAACGGCGTCACGCCCAACGCCAGCGTCATCCGCCTGGACCGCAACCAGCCCGAGTTCTCGCGCCCCGCCGGCGCCTATATCCAGAGCGCCACCGCCCCCGCCCGAATCGGCATGGCCCGCCAGCGCGTCGATCGCGTGCCGTGGGACGTGACCCAGAGATTCGGCGTGCCGACCGAGATCCTGCTGGGCGTCTGGGCTCAGGAAAGCGCCTTTGGTCAGGTCCAGGGCGACTTCGACGTCATCCGCTCGCTGGCCACCCTGGCCTATGACGGCCGCCGCCGCGCCTGGGCCGAGGACCAGCTGAAGAACGCCCTCGACATCGTCGTGGACGGCAAGCGCGCCCGCAGCGGCCTGAAGGGCAGCTGGGCCGGCGCCATGGGCCAGACCCAGTTCATGCCCGACAGCTATCTGAAGCTGGGCGTGGATCAGAACGGCGACGGCAAGGTCGACATCTGGGGCTCTGACGCCGACGCCCTGGCGTCCGCCGCCAACCTGCTGGCCCAGGCCGGATGGAAGCGCGGTCAGGGCTGGGCCTATGAGGTCATCCTGCCCGCCAACTTCGACTACAGCCAGGCCGAGGGCCCCAAGCACAACTGGGCCTACTGGTCGGGACGCGGCGTGCGTCTGGCCAACGGCGCGGCGCTGAACGCCGATGAAGCCGCCGAGGGCGCGACCATCCTGCTGCCGCAGGGCGCCAAGGGGCCGGTCTTCCTGGCCCTGCCCAACCACTATGTGATCCGGCGCTACAACAACTCGGTCAGCTACGCCCTGGCCATCGGCCTGATCGCCGACGGGGTGCAGGGCAAGCCGCCACTGACCGCGACCTGGCCCAACGACGGCCCGCTGACCCGCGAACAGCGCGTCGGCGCTCAGACGGCCCTGACGCGCCTGGGCTTCGACACACAAGGCGTGGACGGCGTCATCGGCTCGAACACCCGCGCCGCCCTGCGCCGCTGGCAGCAGGCCAACGGGCGGGTCGCGGACGGCTACCTGACCGACGTGCTGGCGGACGAGCTGATCCGACGGGCGCGGTAA
- the cysS gene encoding cysteine--tRNA ligase, protein MPLHIHDTLRREKRVFTPRDPNRVTLYVCGPTVYDYAHIGNARPPVVFDVLVRLLRRTYGPDKVIYARNVTDVDDKINAKAAKEGVAIGEITARYEAAYLADMGLLNVSPPDIAPHVTDYIEAITAQIQAIIDAGNAYAVHDDKEGGHVLFDVSSYPSYGALSGRNLDDMIAGARVEVAPYKKNPHDFVLWKPSKADEPSWPSPWGEGRPGWHIECSAMIEKALGLPIDIHGGGIDLVFPHHENEIAQGVCAHGHAHGDQAHDEYARYWMHNGFLTVDAEKMSKSIGNVLLLHDLVKAMPGEVVRWALLSAHYRQPLDWNQTLLDQSRKNLDRLYGVLRDADARLGDFDLSTLDEAEMELAENALDPVLDALEDDLNTPGAIAQLFGLGNALRDLLNDPEADINDVAMARWTLQEAAGLLGVLALTSDAWFEGGDPALKAEVEALLEQRASARAEKNWGEADRIRDRLNELNVVVMDGPQGATWRVKG, encoded by the coding sequence ATGCCGTTGCACATCCACGACACCCTTCGCCGTGAAAAGCGCGTTTTCACGCCGCGCGATCCGAACCGGGTGACGCTCTATGTCTGCGGCCCGACGGTCTATGACTACGCCCATATCGGCAACGCCCGTCCGCCGGTGGTGTTCGACGTCCTGGTGCGGCTGCTGCGCCGGACCTATGGCCCGGACAAGGTCATCTATGCCCGCAACGTCACCGACGTGGACGACAAGATCAACGCCAAGGCGGCGAAGGAAGGCGTGGCCATCGGCGAGATCACGGCGCGATATGAGGCCGCCTATCTGGCCGACATGGGCCTGCTGAACGTCAGCCCGCCGGACATCGCGCCGCACGTCACCGACTACATCGAGGCCATCACGGCTCAGATTCAGGCCATCATCGACGCCGGCAACGCCTACGCCGTCCATGACGACAAGGAGGGGGGCCACGTCCTGTTCGACGTCTCGTCCTATCCGTCCTACGGCGCGCTGTCGGGGCGCAATCTGGACGACATGATCGCCGGCGCCCGCGTCGAGGTCGCGCCCTATAAGAAGAACCCGCACGACTTCGTCCTGTGGAAGCCGTCCAAGGCGGACGAGCCCTCCTGGCCATCGCCCTGGGGCGAAGGTCGCCCCGGCTGGCATATCGAATGCTCGGCCATGATCGAGAAGGCGCTCGGCCTGCCCATCGACATCCACGGCGGCGGCATCGACCTGGTCTTCCCGCACCACGAGAACGAGATCGCCCAGGGCGTCTGCGCCCATGGTCACGCCCATGGCGATCAGGCGCACGACGAATACGCCCGCTACTGGATGCACAACGGCTTCCTGACCGTGGACGCCGAGAAGATGTCCAAGTCGATCGGCAACGTCCTGCTGCTGCATGATCTGGTGAAGGCCATGCCGGGCGAGGTGGTGCGCTGGGCCCTGCTGAGCGCCCACTATCGCCAGCCTCTGGACTGGAACCAGACCCTGCTGGACCAGAGCCGCAAGAACCTGGACCGTCTCTATGGCGTCCTGCGCGACGCCGACGCCCGGTTGGGCGACTTCGACCTCTCGACGCTGGACGAGGCCGAGATGGAGCTGGCCGAGAACGCCCTGGACCCGGTGCTGGACGCGCTGGAGGACGATCTGAACACGCCGGGGGCCATCGCCCAGCTGTTCGGTCTGGGTAATGCCCTGCGCGACCTGCTCAACGATCCCGAGGCTGACATCAATGATGTGGCCATGGCGCGCTGGACGCTGCAGGAGGCCGCCGGCCTGCTCGGCGTGCTGGCCCTGACCTCGGACGCCTGGTTCGAGGGCGGCGATCCGGCGCTCAAGGCCGAGGTCGAGGCCCTGCTGGAACAACGCGCCAGCGCCCGCGCTGAAAAGAACTGGGGCGAGGCCGACCGTATCCGCGATCGCCTGAATGAACTGAACGTTGTCGTCATGGACGGCCCCCAGGGCGCCACCTGGCGGGTGAAGGGCTGA
- the folE gene encoding GTP cyclohydrolase I FolE — translation MSTTPAKPVLVANEEAPQRPSREQALDAVRTLIAWAGDDPSRPGLIDTPKRVVDAYGEWFDGYDADAGKELSRTFEDVTGYDDMVILRDIEIESHCEHHMAPFLGKAYVAYLPGEKVVGISKLARVVEIFARRLQNQETLTNDIIEAIESHLQPRGVAVLIDAAHQCMTTRGVHHRHVTTITTRFTGAFKDDQALTDRFLKLARA, via the coding sequence ATGAGCACCACGCCCGCCAAGCCCGTTCTCGTCGCCAACGAGGAAGCCCCCCAGCGCCCCAGCCGCGAGCAGGCGCTGGACGCCGTGCGCACCCTGATCGCCTGGGCCGGCGACGATCCCTCGCGTCCGGGCCTGATCGACACGCCCAAGCGCGTGGTCGACGCCTATGGCGAATGGTTCGACGGCTATGACGCCGATGCGGGCAAGGAGCTGTCGCGCACCTTCGAGGACGTGACCGGCTATGACGACATGGTCATCCTGCGCGACATCGAGATCGAGAGCCACTGCGAGCACCACATGGCCCCCTTCCTGGGCAAGGCCTATGTCGCCTATCTGCCGGGCGAGAAGGTCGTGGGCATCTCCAAGCTGGCGCGCGTGGTCGAGATCTTCGCCCGTCGCCTGCAGAACCAGGAGACCCTGACCAACGACATCATCGAGGCCATCGAATCGCACCTGCAGCCGCGCGGCGTGGCCGTTCTGATCGACGCGGCGCACCAGTGCATGACCACGCGCGGCGTGCACCACCGCCACGTCACGACCATCACCACCCGCTTCACCGGCGCCTTCAAGGACGACCAGGCCCTGACCGACCGTTTCCTGAAACTGGCGCGCGCCTGA
- a CDS encoding biopolymer transporter ExbD produces MGSKLSGPSGQGGKTIEQNAEINVTPFVDIMLVLLIIFMVAAPLATVSIKLDLPPAVPNPSNEKPKEPVYISIQEAGGIYIADKETTITALPADVCAAQNVTTDCREERVFVRAQPEVKYNQFMEVMNKLQENGFYKVGLLNEDIE; encoded by the coding sequence ATGGGCTCTAAACTTTCCGGTCCCTCGGGCCAGGGCGGCAAAACGATCGAACAGAACGCGGAGATCAACGTCACCCCGTTCGTCGACATCATGCTGGTGCTGCTGATCATCTTCATGGTCGCCGCGCCGCTGGCCACCGTGTCGATCAAGCTGGACCTGCCGCCGGCGGTTCCGAACCCCTCGAACGAGAAGCCCAAGGAGCCGGTGTACATCAGCATCCAGGAAGCTGGCGGCATCTACATCGCCGACAAGGAAACCACGATCACCGCCCTGCCGGCCGACGTCTGCGCCGCCCAGAACGTGACCACCGACTGCCGCGAAGAGCGCGTCTTCGTCCGCGCCCAGCCGGAAGTGAAGTACAACCAGTTCATGGAAGTCATGAACAAGCTTCAGGAAAACGGCTTCTACAAGGTCGGCCTGCTGAACGAAGACATCGAGTAG
- a CDS encoding gamma-glutamyltransferase family protein, producing the protein MRRRTFLSSLPAGALLAGAGSVVAQATSPTPATTAAAPSPRPADPYAGIGIGDRVTGPKFVGRSTVWGANGAAATAHPAATLIGLYTLRRGGSAIDAAIAINAALGFLEPTANGIGGDAFCLMWDPAQKKVVGFNGSGNSPRGLSLATARSKAVDGYLPKYGAVTVNVPGTVDAWWSAHQRYGKLPWKEVLIPVAELCEQGVPVPEVIAWYLERNMAGFDRSAAQIEENDNRKKVYRPHGRTPKTGEIFANPDLGRTYRMIAEGGRDAFYDGAIADHIERYFKRIGGWMTRADLAAHRTEWVEPLMTTYRGVEVYSLGPNTQGLSTNQILNICEQFDLKAMGFQSAASIHVQAEAKRLAFEDRARYFADERFSKAPTAWLNSKEYAAERAKLINPHRVMDRVFPGDAPTQGDTTYFSVADKDGMMVSWIQSNYRGMGSGLTPDGPDGGTLGFMFQDRGELFALTDGHPNVYAPGKRPFHTIIPGFACKDGEPWLAYGVMGGGMQPQGQAQIIINMVDYGLDPQQAGDSPRWQHYGSSEPTGQPAEGVGKLHLESGVPEATKQQLTAMGWDLGPPDGGFGGYQNVMKQINEQGRWTYGAATEMRKDGNALAY; encoded by the coding sequence ATGCGTCGCCGCACCTTCCTGTCCAGTTTGCCTGCGGGCGCCCTTCTGGCCGGGGCCGGCTCGGTCGTCGCCCAGGCGACAAGCCCGACACCGGCGACGACAGCAGCCGCTCCCTCGCCTCGCCCCGCAGATCCCTATGCCGGGATCGGCATAGGCGACCGGGTGACAGGGCCGAAGTTCGTCGGCCGCTCGACCGTCTGGGGCGCCAACGGCGCAGCGGCCACGGCCCATCCCGCCGCCACCCTGATCGGTCTGTACACCCTGAGGCGCGGCGGCTCGGCCATCGACGCCGCCATCGCCATCAACGCCGCCCTGGGCTTCCTGGAGCCGACCGCCAACGGCATCGGCGGCGACGCCTTCTGCCTGATGTGGGACCCGGCGCAGAAGAAGGTCGTCGGCTTCAACGGCTCGGGAAACAGCCCCCGCGGCCTGTCGCTGGCGACCGCCCGCTCAAAGGCCGTGGACGGCTACCTGCCCAAGTACGGCGCCGTGACCGTCAACGTCCCCGGCACGGTCGACGCCTGGTGGAGCGCCCACCAGCGCTACGGCAAGCTGCCGTGGAAGGAGGTCCTGATCCCCGTCGCCGAACTGTGCGAACAGGGCGTGCCCGTGCCCGAGGTCATCGCCTGGTATCTGGAACGCAACATGGCCGGTTTTGACCGGAGCGCCGCCCAGATCGAGGAGAACGACAACAGGAAGAAGGTGTACCGCCCCCACGGCCGCACGCCGAAGACGGGCGAGATCTTCGCCAACCCCGACCTGGGCCGCACCTACCGCATGATCGCCGAGGGCGGCCGCGACGCCTTTTATGACGGCGCCATCGCCGACCACATCGAGCGCTATTTCAAGCGCATCGGCGGCTGGATGACCCGCGCCGACCTGGCCGCCCACCGCACCGAATGGGTCGAGCCGCTGATGACCACCTATCGCGGGGTCGAGGTCTATTCCCTGGGGCCGAACACCCAGGGGCTGTCGACCAACCAGATCCTGAACATCTGCGAGCAGTTCGACCTAAAGGCCATGGGCTTCCAGTCCGCCGCCTCTATCCACGTCCAGGCCGAGGCCAAGCGTCTGGCCTTCGAGGACCGCGCCCGCTACTTCGCCGACGAGCGTTTCAGCAAGGCTCCGACCGCCTGGCTGAACTCCAAGGAATACGCCGCCGAGCGGGCGAAACTGATCAACCCGCACCGCGTCATGGACCGCGTCTTCCCCGGCGACGCCCCGACCCAGGGCGACACCACCTATTTCAGCGTGGCCGACAAGGACGGGATGATGGTCAGCTGGATCCAGTCAAACTATCGCGGCATGGGCTCGGGCCTGACGCCCGACGGCCCCGACGGCGGCACCCTGGGCTTCATGTTCCAGGACCGGGGCGAGCTGTTCGCCCTGACCGACGGCCACCCCAACGTCTATGCGCCGGGCAAACGGCCCTTCCACACCATCATCCCCGGCTTCGCCTGCAAGGACGGAGAGCCGTGGTTGGCCTATGGCGTCATGGGCGGCGGCATGCAGCCGCAGGGCCAAGCCCAGATCATCATCAACATGGTCGACTACGGCCTGGACCCGCAACAGGCCGGCGACAGCCCGCGCTGGCAGCACTACGGCTCGTCCGAGCCGACCGGCCAGCCCGCAGAGGGCGTCGGCAAGCTGCATCTGGAATCCGGCGTGCCCGAAGCGACCAAGCAGCAGCTGACCGCCATGGGCTGGGACCTCGGCCCGCCCGACGGCGGCTTCGGCGGCTATCAGAACGTCATGAAGCAGATCAACGAACAGGGCCGCTGGACCTACGGCGCGGCGACCGAAATGCGCAAGGACGGCAACGCCCTGGCCTATTGA
- a CDS encoding alpha/beta hydrolase family protein has translation MTELVTRDFTGHAADGYPLSMRLVSAAEPRMAVLVSSGTGFPKGFYERFARYLAERGAAVLTYDFRGIAGSRPDDLKAMAMDYPDWGRLDMPAALDALIEAAPGLRVVHVGHSVGGHFLGFMPNQDRIDRHAFVSVGTGWWGGHHRSYNPLELFFWLGFGPFSLMRHGYIKGGGLWGGTDLPRGVFTTWRRWCLKREYFSRELETTLRPHHYEAVTAPIRSWIFTDDPIATPNTARDLLTVYPSAPSEISVHVPADFGARRIGHEGAFRKGMEPLWDRIFHWLDNGDN, from the coding sequence ATGACCGAACTCGTGACCCGCGATTTCACCGGCCATGCCGCCGACGGCTATCCGCTGTCGATGCGGCTGGTGTCAGCGGCGGAACCCCGAATGGCCGTGCTGGTTTCCTCCGGCACCGGCTTCCCCAAGGGCTTCTACGAACGGTTCGCCCGCTATCTGGCGGAGCGAGGCGCAGCGGTGCTGACCTATGACTTCCGGGGCATAGCCGGGTCGCGGCCTGACGACCTGAAGGCCATGGCGATGGACTATCCCGACTGGGGCCGGCTGGACATGCCCGCCGCCCTGGACGCCCTGATCGAGGCGGCGCCGGGCCTGCGCGTCGTCCATGTCGGCCACAGCGTCGGCGGGCACTTCCTGGGCTTCATGCCCAATCAGGACCGCATCGACCGTCACGCCTTCGTATCGGTCGGGACTGGCTGGTGGGGCGGGCACCACCGCAGCTACAATCCGCTGGAGCTTTTCTTCTGGCTGGGCTTCGGGCCGTTCAGCCTGATGCGGCACGGCTATATCAAGGGCGGCGGCCTGTGGGGCGGGACCGACCTGCCGCGCGGGGTCTTCACCACCTGGCGGCGCTGGTGCCTGAAGCGGGAGTACTTCTCGCGCGAGCTGGAGACGACGTTGCGGCCGCATCATTATGAGGCGGTGACCGCGCCGATCCGGTCCTGGATCTTCACCGACGACCCCATCGCCACGCCGAACACCGCACGGGACCTGCTGACGGTTTATCCCAGCGCCCCGTCCGAAATCAGCGTCCACGTCCCAGCCGACTTCGGCGCGCGCCGCATCGGCCACGAGGGCGCCTTCCGCAAGGGCATGGAGCCTTTGTGGGACCGGATTTTCCACTGGCTGGACAATGGCGACAACTGA
- a CDS encoding aldo/keto reductase: protein MPYSDQPTVIASGVEIPLLGFGTWMLEPEEARRMVHEALRIGYRHIDTAWIYKNEKAVGDGIGDAVAEGIVARDEIFVTTKIWVEHFHRDALLRQAEESAISLGLTPDLLLLHWPKPTPSLKETIDALNEAQDKGFTRHIGLSNFPSPQFREAAALSKAPLITNQVEYHPYLSQKTLIETARELGSSITAWSPLAQGKIADDAVIGEIAKVHGKSNGQVTLRWLIQQGVIAIPRTTKVERARESFDIFDFELSADEMARIHALARPEGRLGDWLDAAFHWDQDS, encoded by the coding sequence ATGCCCTATTCCGATCAGCCGACCGTCATCGCCTCGGGCGTGGAAATTCCCCTGCTGGGTTTCGGCACCTGGATGCTGGAACCGGAAGAGGCGCGGCGCATGGTCCATGAGGCCCTGCGCATCGGCTATCGCCACATCGACACGGCCTGGATCTACAAGAACGAGAAGGCCGTGGGCGACGGCATCGGCGACGCCGTGGCCGAGGGGATCGTGGCCCGCGACGAGATCTTCGTCACCACCAAGATCTGGGTCGAGCACTTCCATCGCGACGCCCTGCTGCGTCAGGCCGAGGAGTCTGCGATCAGCCTGGGCCTGACGCCGGACCTGCTGCTGCTGCACTGGCCCAAGCCGACGCCGTCGCTCAAGGAGACGATCGACGCCCTGAACGAGGCGCAGGACAAGGGCTTCACCCGTCACATCGGCCTGTCGAACTTCCCCTCGCCTCAGTTCCGCGAGGCGGCGGCTCTGTCGAAGGCGCCGCTGATCACCAATCAGGTCGAGTATCACCCCTATCTGTCGCAAAAGACCCTGATCGAGACGGCGCGCGAGCTGGGTTCCTCGATCACCGCCTGGTCGCCTCTGGCCCAGGGCAAGATCGCGGACGACGCCGTAATCGGCGAGATCGCCAAGGTCCACGGCAAGTCCAACGGTCAGGTCACCCTGCGCTGGCTCATCCAACAGGGCGTGATCGCCATTCCCCGCACCACCAAGGTCGAGCGCGCCCGCGAGAGCTTCGACATCTTCGACTTCGAACTGTCGGCGGACGAAATGGCCCGCATCCACGCCCTGGCCCGTCCCGAGGGTCGCCTGGGCGACTGGCTGGACGCGGCCTTCCATTGGGATCAGGATAGCTGA
- a CDS encoding helix-turn-helix domain-containing protein, producing the protein MGSVLGFPGIDPMDAVVGARMRRWRDQRGVAADDLAAALDLTPEALRRIEAGREHLDSAGIDAATRALRLPVWALVSDVPGY; encoded by the coding sequence ATGGGTTCGGTTCTGGGCTTTCCGGGGATTGATCCGATGGACGCCGTCGTCGGCGCCCGCATGCGGCGCTGGCGCGACCAAAGGGGGGTCGCGGCCGATGATCTGGCCGCCGCCCTCGACCTGACGCCCGAGGCCCTGCGCCGTATCGAGGCGGGCCGCGAGCATCTGGATTCCGCCGGCATCGACGCCGCCACCCGCGCCCTTCGCCTGCCGGTGTGGGCGCTGGTGTCAGACGTGCCGGGCTACTGA